One genomic segment of Pseudomonas fortuita includes these proteins:
- the arfA gene encoding alternative ribosome rescue factor ArfA, which translates to MSKKPKKHGPNKAKSIVAQPLFRCRQERPDKGKGSYRREAFQSRDWEASYFLAA; encoded by the coding sequence ATGAGCAAAAAGCCGAAAAAGCACGGCCCCAACAAGGCCAAGTCCATCGTTGCCCAACCCCTGTTCCGCTGCCGCCAGGAACGACCGGACAAGGGCAAAGGCAGCTACCGCCGCGAAGCCTTCCAATCAAGAGATTGGGAGGCTTCCTACTTTTTGGCAGCATGA
- the lipB gene encoding lipoyl(octanoyl) transferase LipB produces MSACLGFRELGLQPYEPVLEAMRRFTEQRSPCSQDEIWLVEHPAVFTQGQAGKAEHLLVPGDIPVVQTDRGGQVTYHGPGQQVAYLLLDVRRLGFGVRELVSRIEQALIGLLASYDVQASAKPDAPGVYVDGAKIASLGLRIRNGRSFHGLALNVDMDLAPFRRINPCGYAGLAMTQLRDLAGPIELDEVRTRLRGQLVKHLDYAEQTTLTGGID; encoded by the coding sequence ATGTCCGCCTGTCTCGGTTTTCGCGAGCTTGGCCTGCAGCCCTATGAACCGGTGCTGGAGGCCATGCGTCGCTTTACCGAGCAGCGCAGCCCGTGCAGCCAGGATGAAATCTGGCTGGTCGAGCACCCCGCGGTCTTCACCCAGGGCCAGGCCGGCAAGGCCGAGCACCTGCTGGTACCGGGCGACATCCCGGTGGTGCAGACCGACCGCGGTGGCCAGGTGACCTACCATGGCCCCGGTCAGCAGGTGGCCTACCTGCTGCTGGACGTGCGCCGGCTGGGCTTTGGCGTACGCGAGCTGGTCAGCCGTATCGAACAGGCCTTGATCGGCCTGCTCGCCAGTTACGACGTGCAGGCATCGGCCAAGCCCGATGCTCCTGGCGTCTATGTCGATGGAGCGAAGATCGCCTCCCTCGGCCTGCGAATTCGCAACGGCCGTTCGTTCCACGGCCTTGCCCTGAACGTGGACATGGACCTTGCGCCATTCCGCCGAATCAACCCCTGCGGCTATGCGGGGCTGGCCATGACCCAGCTGCGCGATCTGGCAGGTCCGATCGAACTCGACGAGGTCAGGACAAGGCTGCGCGGACAGCTGGTCAAGCACCTCGACTACGCTGAGCAGACGACCCTCACGGGCGGAATCGACTGA
- the holA gene encoding DNA polymerase III subunit delta produces the protein MKLAPAQLNKHLQGALAPVYVVSGDDPLLCQEAADAIRNAARQQGFDERQVFSADANFDWGTLLQAGASLSLFAQRRLLELRLPSGKPGDKGAAALIEYCANPAEDTLLLVSLPKLDGSAQKTKWGKALIEGAHCQFIQIWPVDVHQLPQWINQRLQQAGLSAQRDAVDLIAARVEGNLLAAAQEIEKLKLLADGNPITVETVQAAVADSARFDVFGLVDAILNGEAAHALRMLEGLRGEGVEPPVILWALARELRQLAGLAQQFSQGVPLDKAFSQARPPIWDKRRPLVSKALQRLSARRWAQLLQDAQRIDAQIKGQAEGSPWTGLARLSLLMAGQRLALPPE, from the coding sequence ATGAAACTCGCCCCCGCCCAACTCAACAAGCACCTGCAAGGCGCCCTGGCACCGGTCTACGTGGTCAGCGGCGACGACCCGCTGCTGTGCCAGGAAGCCGCTGACGCCATCCGTAACGCGGCACGCCAGCAAGGCTTCGACGAACGCCAGGTATTCAGTGCCGACGCCAACTTCGACTGGGGCACCCTGCTCCAGGCTGGCGCCAGCCTGTCGCTGTTCGCCCAGCGCCGCCTGCTGGAACTGCGCCTGCCCTCGGGCAAGCCCGGTGACAAAGGCGCCGCTGCGCTCATCGAATACTGCGCCAACCCTGCCGAAGACACCTTGCTGCTGGTCAGCTTGCCCAAGCTGGACGGCAGTGCGCAGAAGACCAAGTGGGGCAAGGCCTTGATCGAGGGTGCGCACTGCCAGTTCATCCAGATCTGGCCGGTGGATGTGCACCAGCTGCCGCAGTGGATCAACCAGCGGCTGCAGCAAGCCGGCCTGTCGGCGCAACGTGACGCTGTCGACCTGATCGCTGCGCGCGTGGAAGGCAACCTGCTGGCCGCCGCGCAGGAAATCGAAAAGCTCAAGCTGCTCGCCGATGGCAACCCGATCACCGTGGAAACCGTGCAGGCCGCCGTCGCCGACAGCGCCCGCTTCGATGTCTTCGGCCTGGTCGACGCCATTCTCAATGGCGAAGCAGCACATGCCCTGCGCATGCTCGAGGGCTTGCGTGGTGAAGGCGTGGAACCGCCAGTGATCCTCTGGGCCCTGGCTCGCGAGTTGCGCCAACTGGCCGGGCTGGCCCAACAGTTCAGCCAGGGGGTGCCGCTGGACAAGGCCTTCAGCCAGGCCCGCCCGCCGATCTGGGACAAACGCCGACCGCTGGTCAGCAAAGCCCTGCAACGCTTGTCGGCGCGACGCTGGGCACAGTTGCTGCAGGATGCCCAGCGTATCGATGCGCAGATCAAGGGCCAGGCCGAGGGCTCGCCCTGGACGGGTCTTGCGCGCTTGTCGCTGTTGATGGCAGGCCAGCGCCTGGCGCTACCTCCGGAATAG
- the rodA gene encoding rod shape-determining protein RodA — protein MRRRASFLQRIHVDGPLLIILLTLAAGSLFVLYSASGKNWDLLLKQATSFGIGLVSMFVIAQLEPRFMARWVPLAYLTGVLLLVVVDVMGHNAMGATRWINIPGVIRFQPSEFMKIIMPATIAWYLSKRTLPPHLKHVAISLVLIGVPFILIVRQPDLGTALLILASGAFVLFMGGLRWRWILSVLTAAVPVAVAMWFFVMHDYQKQRVLTFLDPESDPLGTGWNIIQSKAAIGSGGVFGKGWLLGTQSHLDFLPESHTDFIIAVLGEEFGLVGICLLLIVYLLLIGRGLMITAQAQTLFGKLLAGSLTMTFFVYVFVNIGMVSGLLPVVGVPLPFISYGGTSLVTLLSAFGVLMSIHTHRKWIAQV, from the coding sequence ATGCGTCGGCGCGCCAGCTTTCTGCAGCGTATCCATGTCGACGGCCCCTTGCTGATCATTCTGCTGACCCTTGCGGCCGGCAGCCTGTTCGTCCTGTATTCAGCCAGTGGCAAGAACTGGGACCTGCTGCTCAAGCAGGCCACCTCGTTCGGCATAGGCCTGGTGTCGATGTTCGTCATCGCCCAGCTGGAGCCGCGCTTCATGGCCCGCTGGGTGCCGCTGGCGTACTTGACCGGGGTGCTGTTGCTGGTGGTGGTGGACGTGATGGGCCACAACGCCATGGGCGCCACGCGCTGGATCAACATCCCCGGGGTGATCCGCTTCCAGCCCTCGGAATTCATGAAGATCATCATGCCGGCGACCATCGCCTGGTACCTCTCCAAGCGCACCTTGCCGCCCCACCTGAAGCACGTGGCGATCAGCCTGGTGCTGATTGGCGTGCCGTTCATCCTGATCGTGCGCCAGCCCGACCTGGGCACGGCGCTGCTGATTCTCGCCTCCGGCGCCTTTGTGCTGTTCATGGGGGGGCTGCGCTGGCGCTGGATCCTCAGTGTGCTGACGGCGGCGGTGCCGGTCGCGGTGGCGATGTGGTTTTTCGTCATGCACGACTACCAGAAGCAACGGGTACTGACCTTCCTCGACCCGGAAAGCGACCCGCTGGGCACGGGCTGGAACATCATCCAGTCGAAGGCGGCGATCGGCTCGGGCGGGGTGTTCGGCAAGGGCTGGCTGCTCGGCACCCAGTCGCACCTGGATTTTCTGCCGGAAAGCCACACTGACTTCATCATCGCCGTACTGGGCGAGGAGTTCGGCCTGGTCGGCATCTGCCTGTTGCTGATCGTCTACCTGTTGCTGATCGGCCGTGGCCTGATGATCACCGCCCAGGCGCAGACCCTGTTCGGCAAGCTGCTCGCGGGCAGCCTGACCATGACTTTCTTTGTGTACGTGTTCGTCAATATCGGGATGGTCAGCGGCCTTCTGCCTGTGGTGGGCGTGCCGCTACCCTTCATCAGCTATGGCGGAACATCGTTGGTGACGCTGCTGTCAGCGTTTGGCGTTTTGATGTCGATCCACACGCACCGCAAATGGATCGCACAGGTTTGA
- the lipA gene encoding lipoyl synthase, whose translation MTTVQEAVPNLISTQDVTPRQAPKKVEAGVKLRGADKVARIPVKIIPTDELPKKPDWIRVRIPVSPEVDRIKQLLRKHKLHSVCEEASCPNLGECFSGGTATFMIMGDICTRRCPFCDVGHGRPKPLDLDEPKNLAVAIADLRLKYVVITSVDRDDLRDGGAQHFADCIREIRALSPGVQLETLVPDYRGRMDVALAITAQEPPDVFNHNLETVPRLYKAARPGSDYDWSLDLLQKFKQMVPHVPTKSGLMLGLGETDEEVIEVMHRMREHEIDMLTLGQYLQPSRSHLPVQRFVHPDTFAWFAEEGYKMGFKNVASGPLVRSSYHADQQAHEAKIKL comes from the coding sequence ATGACAACTGTGCAAGAAGCCGTGCCGAACCTGATATCTACCCAGGATGTCACCCCGCGCCAAGCGCCGAAGAAGGTGGAAGCTGGGGTCAAACTGCGTGGCGCCGACAAAGTCGCGCGCATCCCGGTAAAGATCATCCCTACTGACGAACTGCCGAAAAAGCCTGACTGGATCCGCGTGCGTATCCCGGTGTCGCCTGAGGTAGACCGTATCAAGCAACTGCTGCGCAAGCACAAGCTGCACAGCGTATGCGAAGAGGCCTCCTGCCCGAACCTGGGCGAGTGCTTCTCCGGTGGTACCGCCACCTTCATGATCATGGGTGACATCTGCACCCGCCGCTGCCCGTTCTGCGACGTTGGCCATGGCCGACCTAAACCGCTGGACCTGGACGAGCCGAAGAACCTGGCTGTCGCCATTGCCGACCTGCGCCTGAAGTACGTGGTGATCACCTCGGTAGACCGCGACGACCTGCGTGACGGCGGTGCCCAGCACTTTGCCGACTGCATCCGCGAAATTCGCGCGCTGTCCCCGGGTGTGCAGCTGGAAACCCTGGTGCCGGACTACCGTGGGCGAATGGATGTTGCGTTGGCGATCACTGCGCAAGAGCCGCCAGATGTGTTCAACCACAACCTTGAGACGGTGCCGCGCCTGTACAAGGCCGCGCGTCCGGGTTCGGATTACGACTGGTCGCTGGACCTGCTGCAGAAATTCAAGCAGATGGTACCGCACGTACCGACCAAGTCGGGGCTTATGCTTGGCCTGGGTGAGACTGACGAAGAGGTGATCGAGGTCATGCACCGCATGCGCGAGCATGAAATCGACATGCTCACCCTCGGCCAGTACTTGCAGCCATCGCGTAGCCACCTGCCGGTGCAACGTTTCGTTCACCCGGACACCTTCGCCTGGTTCGCCGAGGAAGGTTACAAGATGGGCTTCAAGAACGTCGCCTCTGGCCCGTTGGTGCGTTCTTCGTACCATGCTGACCAGCAAGCTCACGAAGCCAAGATCAAGCTCTGA
- a CDS encoding DUF493 domain-containing protein: MSEPDVKSHKIEFPCADYPIKVIGDTVVGFKDTVIEILSKHAKVDLSTLAERQSKEGKYTTVQLHIVATSEDQLHDINSALRATGIVKMVL, encoded by the coding sequence ATGAGCGAACCAGACGTCAAGTCGCACAAGATCGAATTCCCTTGCGCTGATTACCCGATCAAGGTAATCGGCGATACTGTTGTCGGCTTCAAGGACACGGTGATCGAGATTCTCAGCAAGCACGCCAAGGTCGACCTTTCCACGCTGGCTGAACGCCAGAGCAAGGAAGGCAAGTACACCACCGTGCAATTGCACATCGTTGCCACCAGCGAAGATCAGCTGCACGATATCAACAGCGCCCTGCGCGCTACCGGCATCGTGAAAATGGTGCTCTGA
- a CDS encoding septal ring lytic transglycosylase RlpA family protein → MRAIISANSFKLLTCLAVGVVLASCSSSRPTPQSSGNVVRTQPGLDINRAHKDGAPWWDVDVNKIPDATPTVHTGNYKANPYTVLGKTYYPMQDSRNYRAEGTASWYGTKFHGQNTANGELYDLYGMSAAHKTLPLPAYVRVTNLANGRSVILRVNDRGPFYSDRIIDLSYAAAKKLGYAETGTAHVRVEGIDPQQWWAQRGQTPPMVLKEPQVAQTQAIPASTGRVEQWTPPAQQHAAPVVPVQVGGNNVPGGAGGSFLQVGAFANPDAAELLRSKLSTMVNAPVFISSIVRNQQTLHRVRLGPIGSQGEIQQAQDSIRLANLGQAKLVTAD, encoded by the coding sequence ATGCGCGCAATCATCTCTGCCAACTCCTTCAAACTGCTGACCTGCCTCGCCGTTGGCGTGGTGCTGGCCAGCTGTTCATCCAGCCGCCCGACCCCGCAAAGCAGTGGCAACGTGGTGCGTACCCAGCCGGGGCTGGACATCAACCGGGCCCACAAGGACGGCGCGCCCTGGTGGGACGTGGATGTGAACAAGATCCCCGATGCCACGCCGACCGTGCACACCGGCAACTACAAGGCCAACCCCTACACGGTGCTGGGCAAGACGTATTACCCGATGCAGGACTCGCGCAATTACCGCGCCGAGGGCACCGCATCGTGGTACGGCACCAAGTTCCACGGCCAGAACACTGCCAACGGCGAGCTGTACGACCTGTATGGCATGAGCGCGGCGCACAAGACCCTGCCGCTGCCGGCCTACGTGCGGGTGACCAACCTGGCCAACGGCCGTAGCGTGATCCTGCGGGTGAATGACCGTGGCCCGTTCTATTCCGACCGTATTATCGACCTGTCCTACGCGGCGGCGAAAAAGCTCGGCTATGCCGAGACCGGCACCGCGCATGTGCGCGTCGAGGGGATCGACCCGCAGCAGTGGTGGGCCCAGCGTGGGCAGACGCCGCCGATGGTGCTGAAAGAGCCGCAGGTGGCCCAGACCCAGGCGATCCCGGCCAGTACCGGACGTGTCGAGCAATGGACCCCGCCGGCACAGCAGCATGCGGCGCCGGTGGTGCCGGTGCAGGTGGGTGGCAACAATGTGCCTGGCGGTGCGGGTGGCAGCTTCCTTCAGGTCGGCGCCTTCGCCAACCCGGATGCCGCCGAGCTACTGCGCTCCAAACTCAGCACCATGGTCAATGCACCGGTGTTCATCAGCTCGATCGTGCGTAACCAGCAGACCCTGCACCGCGTGCGCCTGGGGCCGATCGGCAGCCAGGGCGAGATCCAGCAAGCACAAGACAGCATCCGCCTGGCGAACTTGGGGCAGGCCAAGCTGGTCACAGCAGACTGA
- the mltB gene encoding lytic murein transglycosylase B, translating into MQAVRNWAARCAPWIGAVGLFGAVQLAHAGDYQGSPQVAEFVGEMSRDYGFAPEQLMSVFREVQRKQSILDAISRPAEKVKPWKDYRPMFLTDARIARGVDFWRQHEAVLARAEQEYGVPAQYIVSIIGVETFFGRNTGNYRVIDALSTLGFDYPPRAEFFRKELREFLLLARDEQLDPLTLKGSYAGAMGLPQFMPSSFRNYAVDFDGDGHINIWNNPDDAIGSVASYFKRHGWVAGGGVVSRAWVDGAGAEQGLTTGIEPVKTVGELRALGWSVHDSLRDDLPVTAFRLEGDNGPEYWVGLKNFYAITRYNRSVMYAMAVHQLAQQLVQARGVK; encoded by the coding sequence ATGCAAGCAGTGCGTAACTGGGCTGCCCGTTGTGCGCCGTGGATTGGCGCGGTGGGCCTGTTCGGCGCTGTACAGCTGGCCCATGCCGGCGATTATCAAGGCTCACCGCAGGTGGCCGAGTTCGTTGGCGAAATGAGCCGCGACTATGGTTTTGCCCCGGAGCAGTTGATGAGCGTGTTCCGTGAAGTGCAGCGCAAGCAGTCGATCCTCGACGCCATCTCGCGCCCGGCCGAAAAGGTCAAGCCGTGGAAGGACTACCGGCCGATGTTCCTCACCGACGCGCGCATTGCCCGTGGTGTGGACTTCTGGCGCCAGCACGAGGCCGTGCTGGCCCGTGCCGAGCAGGAATACGGCGTGCCGGCGCAGTACATTGTTTCGATCATCGGTGTGGAAACGTTCTTTGGTCGCAACACCGGCAACTACCGGGTGATCGATGCGCTGTCGACGCTGGGCTTCGATTACCCGCCGCGGGCCGAGTTCTTCCGCAAGGAACTGCGCGAGTTCCTGCTGCTGGCCCGTGATGAACAGCTCGACCCGCTGACGCTCAAAGGCTCCTATGCCGGCGCCATGGGCCTGCCGCAGTTCATGCCGAGCAGTTTTCGCAACTACGCGGTGGACTTCGACGGCGATGGCCACATCAATATCTGGAATAACCCGGACGATGCCATCGGCAGCGTCGCCAGCTACTTCAAGCGCCATGGCTGGGTGGCGGGCGGGGGCGTGGTCAGTCGCGCCTGGGTGGACGGTGCAGGTGCCGAGCAAGGCCTGACCACCGGTATCGAGCCGGTGAAAACGGTAGGGGAGTTGCGCGCGCTTGGCTGGTCGGTTCATGATTCGCTGCGCGATGATCTGCCGGTTACTGCCTTCCGCCTTGAGGGCGACAATGGTCCCGAGTACTGGGTTGGCCTGAAGAACTTCTACGCGATCACTCGCTACAACCGCAGCGTGATGTATGCCATGGCGGTGCATCAGCTTGCGCAACAGCTGGTTCAAGCACGGGGCGTCAAGTAA
- a CDS encoding lytic murein transglycosylase, translated as MLFRLIPRWETRQLIAASSFILLVACAEKPTAADALPLAPAQPAPVVTVPGTTPDVSTEIQPLQTFAQWQAGFRQQALQAGISPSTFDSAFLGVTPDMDVIKADRSQPEFTRPVWEYLDGALSPLRVRNGKKLLEQNAELLTRLEQRYGVDRQVLVAVWGMESNFGQFQGNKSVIRSLATLAYEGRRPQFAQDQLIAALQIIQHGDIQPEAMRGSWAGAMGQTQFIPTTYNTHAVDFDGDGRRDIWNSTPDALASTAHYLQSSGWKRGQPWGFEVQVPAGFDFWQADGALRKPVSEWLAMGVKLPAGTQLPANSNQLSAALLLPAGARGPAFLVLDNFRAILKYNNSSSYALAVSLLGDRFSGWGFIAGSWPKEDLPLSRSERMELQNLLNSRGHEAGNADGIIGANTRKAIRTAQQGLGWPADGYPTHKLLESLRQQ; from the coding sequence ATGCTCTTCCGTCTTATCCCCCGTTGGGAAACCCGCCAGCTGATCGCGGCCTCCAGCTTCATCCTGCTTGTGGCCTGCGCGGAAAAGCCCACCGCTGCCGACGCACTGCCGCTGGCCCCTGCCCAACCCGCTCCAGTGGTGACTGTGCCCGGCACAACGCCCGACGTCAGCACTGAAATCCAGCCTCTGCAAACCTTCGCCCAGTGGCAGGCAGGCTTCCGCCAGCAAGCCCTGCAAGCCGGCATCTCGCCGAGCACGTTCGACAGTGCCTTCCTCGGCGTCACCCCCGACATGGACGTGATCAAGGCCGACCGCAGCCAGCCTGAGTTCACCCGCCCGGTGTGGGAATACCTCGACGGCGCCCTGTCGCCTCTGCGGGTACGCAACGGCAAGAAGCTGCTGGAGCAGAACGCCGAGCTGCTGACCCGCCTCGAACAACGCTATGGCGTGGATCGCCAGGTGCTGGTCGCGGTGTGGGGCATGGAAAGCAACTTTGGCCAGTTCCAGGGCAACAAGTCGGTGATTCGCTCGCTGGCCACGCTGGCCTATGAGGGCCGTCGCCCGCAGTTCGCCCAGGACCAGCTCATCGCCGCGCTGCAGATCATCCAGCATGGCGACATCCAGCCCGAGGCCATGCGTGGCTCGTGGGCCGGCGCCATGGGCCAGACCCAGTTCATCCCCACCACCTACAACACCCATGCCGTGGACTTCGACGGTGATGGCCGCCGCGACATCTGGAACAGCACACCGGATGCCCTGGCCTCGACGGCGCATTACCTGCAAAGCTCGGGCTGGAAGCGTGGTCAGCCATGGGGCTTCGAGGTACAAGTGCCAGCTGGTTTCGATTTCTGGCAAGCCGATGGCGCGCTGCGCAAACCGGTGAGCGAGTGGCTGGCAATGGGCGTGAAACTGCCTGCAGGCACGCAGTTGCCCGCCAACAGCAACCAGCTGTCAGCCGCCCTGCTGCTGCCGGCTGGCGCCCGCGGGCCGGCGTTTTTGGTACTGGACAACTTCCGCGCCATTCTGAAGTACAACAACTCTTCGTCCTACGCACTGGCGGTAAGCCTGCTGGGGGACCGCTTCAGCGGCTGGGGCTTCATTGCCGGCAGTTGGCCGAAAGAAGACCTGCCGTTGAGTCGCAGCGAGCGCATGGAGTTGCAGAACTTGTTGAACAGCCGTGGCCATGAGGCCGGGAATGCCGATGGCATCATCGGCGCCAATACCCGCAAGGCCATTCGCACTGCCCAGCAGGGGCTGGGGTGGCCAGCAGATGGCTACCCGACCCACAAGCTGCTTGAGAGCCTGCGTCAGCAATGA
- a CDS encoding D-alanyl-D-alanine carboxypeptidase family protein: MNITNLAKRLCLPVLLMITPAAFAAEQMTPAPPQLAAKSYVLMDASSGNVLVENNGDERLPPASLTKLMTAYIATLDIRRGQIGENDPVTVSENAWRTGGSRMFIKVGSQVTVSDLLHGIIIQSGNDASVALAEHIAGSEDAFADMMNKTAADLGMSNSHFMNPTGLPNPEHYSSAHDMATLARAIITVDPAHYAIYSQKEFFWNNIKQPNRNLLLWRDKTVDGLKTGHTDEAGYCMVASAVRDGQRLIAVVFGTNSEQSRAAETQKLLTYGFRFFETQTFYQKGTELTQAPVWKGATSQIKAGLADDLTMTMPKGQLKRLQASMTMNPQLTAPIAKGDVIGKVEVKLDEKVVHSADLIALDGVEEGGFFRRMWDSIRLFFFGLFN, translated from the coding sequence ATGAACATCACCAACCTTGCCAAACGACTTTGCCTGCCTGTACTGCTGATGATCACGCCTGCCGCCTTCGCGGCAGAGCAGATGACGCCGGCGCCACCGCAACTGGCAGCCAAGTCCTACGTACTCATGGACGCGTCCAGCGGCAACGTGCTGGTCGAGAACAACGGTGACGAGCGCCTGCCGCCAGCCAGCCTGACCAAGCTGATGACCGCCTACATCGCCACCCTGGACATCCGCCGCGGCCAGATCGGTGAGAACGACCCGGTTACCGTCAGCGAAAACGCCTGGCGTACTGGCGGTTCGCGCATGTTCATCAAAGTCGGTAGCCAGGTGACTGTCAGCGACCTGCTGCATGGCATCATCATCCAGTCCGGCAACGACGCCTCGGTCGCTTTGGCCGAGCACATCGCAGGCAGTGAAGATGCCTTCGCCGACATGATGAACAAAACGGCTGCCGACCTGGGCATGAGCAACAGCCACTTCATGAACCCCACCGGCCTGCCGAACCCGGAGCATTACTCGTCGGCGCATGACATGGCGACCCTGGCCCGTGCGATCATCACCGTCGATCCGGCCCACTACGCCATCTACTCGCAGAAAGAGTTCTTCTGGAACAACATCAAGCAGCCTAACCGCAACCTGCTGCTGTGGCGTGACAAGACTGTCGATGGCCTGAAGACCGGCCACACCGACGAAGCGGGCTACTGCATGGTGGCTTCGGCTGTTCGCGATGGCCAGCGCCTGATCGCCGTGGTGTTTGGCACCAACAGCGAGCAGTCCCGTGCTGCCGAGACCCAGAAGCTGCTGACCTACGGCTTCCGCTTCTTCGAAACCCAGACCTTCTACCAGAAAGGCACCGAGCTGACCCAGGCCCCGGTCTGGAAGGGCGCCACCAGCCAGATCAAGGCTGGCCTGGCTGACGACCTGACCATGACTATGCCTAAAGGCCAATTGAAGCGTCTGCAAGCTTCGATGACCATGAACCCGCAGCTCACCGCGCCAATCGCCAAAGGTGACGTGATCGGCAAAGTGGAAGTCAAACTGGACGAGAAAGTGGTTCACAGCGCCGACCTGATCGCCCTTGATGGCGTCGAGGAAGGTGGTTTCTTCCGCCGTATGTGGGATAGCATCCGTCTATTCTTCTTCGGGTTGTTCAACTGA
- a CDS encoding S66 peptidase family protein encodes MNCAETLQPSLPAALPANACFAIVAPAGAARLDTHKVSQWFADRGYRCRIYPGALQAQGYLAGPDQQRLQDLHDAFADPAIDAILCMRGGYGSMRLLGQLDFELIRRNPKPLIGYSDITALHTAIYRHSGLVTFHGGMLNADLLGAKLPPTESSLLAQLGGHVRAGEQLVHPAGYALSSVLPGVASGPLLGGNLSMLGATMGTLAELEAQGCILFIEDVNEPLYRVDRLLTQLRLAGKLEGVKGVLVGDFAGITTAALAPLLEETFAPLGVPVLAGWRSGHCDPNVCLPLGARVRLDSDRQSLVLEQDLFKV; translated from the coding sequence ATGAATTGCGCCGAAACCCTCCAACCCAGCCTGCCAGCTGCGCTGCCGGCTAACGCCTGCTTTGCCATTGTCGCGCCGGCGGGCGCGGCGCGTCTGGATACGCACAAGGTCAGCCAGTGGTTTGCTGACCGCGGTTACCGTTGCCGTATCTACCCGGGTGCCCTGCAGGCGCAGGGCTATTTGGCGGGACCGGATCAACAGCGCCTGCAGGACCTGCATGACGCGTTTGCCGACCCGGCCATCGACGCCATCCTCTGCATGCGCGGCGGCTACGGCAGCATGCGCTTGCTCGGTCAGCTCGACTTCGAGCTGATTCGGCGCAACCCCAAGCCGTTGATCGGCTACAGCGACATTACCGCGCTGCACACGGCGATCTACCGGCATAGCGGGCTGGTTACCTTCCATGGGGGGATGCTCAATGCCGACCTGCTGGGCGCCAAGTTGCCGCCGACCGAGTCATCGTTGCTGGCGCAGCTGGGCGGGCACGTACGGGCAGGCGAGCAGCTTGTGCACCCGGCGGGCTATGCCTTGAGCAGTGTGTTGCCGGGTGTGGCCAGCGGCCCGCTGCTGGGCGGCAACCTGTCGATGCTGGGTGCGACCATGGGGACGCTTGCCGAGCTGGAGGCCCAGGGCTGCATCTTGTTCATCGAGGACGTCAACGAGCCGTTGTACCGGGTCGACCGGCTGCTGACCCAGTTGCGCCTGGCGGGCAAGCTGGAGGGGGTGAAAGGCGTGCTGGTGGGGGACTTTGCCGGGATTACCACGGCGGCGTTGGCGCCGTTGCTGGAGGAGACCTTCGCGCCGCTGGGTGTGCCGGTGCTGGCGGGGTGGCGCAGTGGGCATTGCGACCCGAATGTGTGCTTGCCGCTGGGGGCTCGGGTCAGGCTGGACAGTGATCGGCAGAGCCTGGTGCTGGAGCAGGACCTGTTCAAGGTTTGA